TGCAGAAAAAAGTAAATGTGCGAAGGAACACAACGTAGACAAATCAGACTTGGACGAATTGAGAAAAAATCCAATCGACCCTGCAGAAAAATTGTTGTGCTTCACCAAATGTGAATACGAAGGTGCAGGAGTATTAAATGCTGACAAAACTGTAAACGCAGACAAACTTATCGAGCGAATGGAAAAATGGAAAGTTCTGCAGATAACCACCAAGAAGGAAATCAAGGAATGCGTTGAGAAACTGACAGTTCCTGTTAGCAGCTGTTCAGATGTCAAACCTTACTATCTCTGCGTCCACCATGCAGTTAAGAAAGAGGTAAAGCTACAAGAGATAATTTAAATCAAGGGTAGATCCAAAATTTTCGTGAGTTTGGGTTATTTTTAGATTCGTCTAGGGGTAATTTTTCCTAATACCCCTCTTTGGAACCGCCCCTGGTCTAAAAACAtcttaaattctgttcaatatCAACCTGATATTATAACTTCCAAATATTCTTCTCCTACTTTTCCTCCTACTTCAAAGAACACAGAAATCTGCAATGGAAAAgcaaaattcgcatttattttattcaatctgAGAAATCTGCTCAActcgatcaaatgaaaatgttTAAATGTTGTTGAATTCATGTATATATGCAAGAGAGTCTCTGTACTcgaaaacaatatttttatcGTTCACAGGATGACAATAAATCTAAATGTGGGAAAGAACTCAACGTAGAAGAATCAGACTGGcacgaattaaaaaaaaatccaaccACGCCTACGGAAAAAATGCTGTGCCTCTTCAAATGTGAATACGAGGCTTCAGAAGCTCTTAATGCTGACAAAACTGTTAATGTAGAAAAACTAATCGCTCATGTCGAAAAGTGGATGATTCTGCCGGAAACTAACAAGAACAAAATCAAGGAATGCGTTAAGAAACTGACAGTTCCTGTTAACAGCTGTTCGGATGTCAAACCCTACTATCTCTGCGTCTACAATGGAGTTAAAAAAGAGGTAAGACTATAAATGGGGATTCAAATCAAGGGCGCTTCCTCAAATTTTTCTATGTTTAGGTTATTTTCAGATTCTTCTGAGGGGTATATCTCCTTATACCC
The window above is part of the Coccinella septempunctata chromosome 8, icCocSept1.1, whole genome shotgun sequence genome. Proteins encoded here:
- the LOC123318400 gene encoding uncharacterized protein LOC123318400, which gives rise to MLSTKYICFLVVLVAYVAAAEKSKCAKEHNVDKSDLDELRKNPIDPAEKLLCFTKCEYEGAGVLNADKTVNADKLIERMEKWKVLQITTKKEIKECVEKLTVPVSSCSDVKPYYLCVHHAVKKEDDNKSKCGKELNVEESDWHELKKNPTTPTEKMLCLFKCEYEASEALNADKTVNVEKLIAHVEKWMILPETNKNKIKECVKKLTVPVNSCSDVKPYYLCVYNGVKKEVAKSDCATDLNVTKSDWDELKKDTANPPEKILCLFKCEYEQAGALKADKTIDADKLVQKVTAWKKMDDPIKAELKECVNKVAIPLNTCADMKPYFLCVRKAENEQDNKPSSS